One genomic window of Deinococcus sp. QL22 includes the following:
- a CDS encoding STM4014 family protein, with translation MNAADLLLIAPPTGRRARALQASLAGPGGPEVRVVPYLDLLRGQVRLEDLVRPGTVVRFDSPGEDLDTEQELIRRGGEEAGDLAGGELAPTHAWYAGFAGALRELEAQLQTCAPHRRMQRTEHLLAMFDKPATHARLEAAGVPVPPALHRVSGAEDLLAQARARGWSRVFVKLAYGSSASGAVALQWSGARVAAVTTVRMERGRLYNSRALVRYSTWPEVHALIDALARQGLQVERWLPKADFGGRTIDLRVVVIGGRAQHTLVRSARGPITNLHLGNERGDLPALISALGADRWGQVQQVAQQALAAFPGALYGGVDLLLTPGFRRAAVLEVNAFGDYHRGVLFGGLDTYQAELQALQEDQHAACA, from the coding sequence ATGAATGCCGCTGATCTGCTGCTGATCGCGCCGCCCACGGGCCGCCGCGCCCGCGCCTTACAGGCCTCTCTCGCCGGGCCGGGCGGCCCCGAGGTGCGGGTGGTGCCCTACTTGGACCTGTTGCGGGGCCAGGTGCGTCTGGAAGACCTGGTCCGCCCGGGCACCGTGGTCCGGTTCGACTCGCCGGGAGAGGACCTGGACACCGAGCAGGAACTGATCCGGCGCGGCGGCGAAGAGGCCGGAGACCTCGCGGGCGGCGAGCTGGCCCCCACGCACGCCTGGTACGCCGGATTTGCCGGGGCGCTGCGCGAACTGGAGGCCCAGCTTCAGACCTGCGCGCCGCACCGGCGCATGCAGCGCACCGAGCACCTCCTGGCCATGTTCGACAAACCCGCCACCCACGCCCGGCTGGAGGCGGCGGGCGTGCCGGTGCCGCCCGCGCTGCACCGGGTATCCGGCGCAGAAGACCTGCTGGCACAGGCGCGGGCCCGCGGTTGGTCGAGGGTGTTCGTGAAGCTGGCCTACGGCTCGAGTGCCTCCGGCGCGGTGGCGCTGCAGTGGAGCGGCGCGCGGGTCGCCGCCGTGACCACCGTGCGGATGGAGCGAGGCCGGCTGTACAACTCCCGGGCACTGGTGCGTTACAGCACCTGGCCGGAAGTCCACGCCCTGATCGACGCCCTGGCCCGTCAGGGCCTGCAGGTGGAACGCTGGCTGCCCAAAGCCGACTTCGGGGGGCGCACCATCGACCTGCGGGTGGTGGTGATCGGCGGCCGGGCCCAGCACACCCTGGTGCGGTCGGCCCGCGGCCCGATCACCAACCTGCACCTGGGCAATGAGCGCGGTGACCTGCCGGCGCTGATCAGCGCGCTGGGAGCAGACCGCTGGGGGCAGGTGCAGCAGGTGGCGCAGCAGGCCCTCGCGGCGTTTCCAGGAGCGCTGTACGGCGGCGTGGACCTGTTGCTGACTCCCGGCTTCCGGCGCGCGGCGGTGCTGGAGGTCAATGCCTTCGGGGATTACCACCGCGGCGTGCTGTTCGGCGGGCTGGATACCTATCAGGCCGAACTGCAGGCGCTGCAGGAGGACCAGCATGCTGCCTGTGCGTGA
- a CDS encoding STM4015 family protein yields the protein MAAMSRRYGTTESFGGFEVVQWTPGDPLGDPDTQIHRLSTDYEGDQTWAELLGLYLQQPGAAQMQGLVVGYWSNDILMDADPDSELVQPLLAAAPHLPRMCVLLINDISSEESEVSWIENANLTPLVHAFAHLTHLGIRGGNRLELPDLRAASLQTLIIEAGGLSAELVRQVMQADLPELRHLELYLGTEEYGASNAAEDLTPLLDGQRFPELRYLGLKNSDHQDQIAQILASAPVVRQLEVLDLSMGVLTDEGAQALLDSTQLGHLNRIDLHFHWLSDGMVARLQAWAAAQGTELDVSGQQGSEDEWRYVALGE from the coding sequence ATGGCCGCAATGAGTCGCAGGTATGGCACCACCGAGTCCTTTGGTGGGTTCGAGGTGGTGCAGTGGACCCCCGGCGACCCTCTGGGAGATCCCGACACCCAGATTCACCGCCTGAGCACGGACTATGAGGGCGACCAGACCTGGGCCGAGCTGCTCGGCCTGTACCTGCAACAGCCGGGCGCCGCGCAGATGCAGGGACTGGTCGTCGGTTACTGGTCCAACGATATTCTGATGGACGCTGACCCAGACAGTGAACTGGTGCAGCCCCTCCTGGCCGCCGCGCCGCACCTGCCCCGCATGTGCGTGCTGCTGATCAACGACATTTCCTCGGAGGAAAGTGAGGTGTCGTGGATCGAGAACGCCAACCTGACCCCACTCGTTCACGCCTTCGCGCACCTCACGCACCTGGGCATCCGGGGAGGCAACAGGCTGGAACTGCCGGACCTGAGGGCAGCGTCGCTGCAGACCCTGATCATCGAGGCGGGCGGCTTATCGGCGGAACTGGTGCGGCAGGTGATGCAGGCTGACCTGCCGGAGCTCAGGCATCTGGAGCTCTACCTCGGCACCGAGGAGTACGGCGCGAGCAACGCGGCAGAGGACCTGACGCCGCTGCTGGACGGCCAACGGTTTCCGGAGCTCCGCTACCTGGGCCTCAAGAACAGCGACCACCAGGACCAGATCGCGCAGATTCTGGCTTCAGCGCCAGTGGTGCGGCAGCTGGAGGTGCTGGACCTGTCGATGGGCGTCCTGACGGACGAGGGGGCACAGGCGCTGCTGGACAGCACCCAGCTCGGCCACCTGAACCGCATCGACCTCCACTTCCACTGGCTGTCGGACGGCATGGTGGCGCGGCTCCAGGCCTGGGCCGCCGCGCAGGGAACGGAACTCGATGTCTCTGGTCAGCAGGGCAGCGAAGACGAGTGGCGCTACGTCGCCCTGGGAGAATAG
- a CDS encoding transposase gives MLKAFRYRLSPTKTQEAELLNQLRLCRQLYNGALEERIGAFKKAKVTRNYYDQANLLGEIKEALPEYKGVYSQVLQDVLKRLEKAYKAFFRRVKAGEKAGFPRFQGRDRYDSFTYPQSGFSVAEDGRTAYFSKIGNLRLRLSRPLEGKLKTATVIHDCGEWYVSYVCEVDAQPLPKTGSSVGVDVGTMHFCITSDGEFHDNPRFFQSSMKKLRVAQRSVSRKPNKRSKRRRKTVQRAAKLHRKVSRQRLDFHHKVALKLVREHDLIAHEALNVGGMGRGNLARSIHDVGWAQFFGILAFKAECAGKRVQAVDPRYTSQRCHACGHTEKANRVSQSRFVCCNCGHTANADHNAALNILGRADPLPLNVDGCVMRAARIQLL, from the coding sequence ATGCTGAAAGCCTTTCGTTACCGCCTCAGCCCCACCAAGACGCAGGAAGCCGAGTTGCTCAATCAACTCCGGCTGTGCCGTCAGTTGTACAACGGCGCGTTAGAGGAACGGATTGGGGCATTTAAGAAAGCCAAAGTCACCCGGAACTACTATGACCAAGCGAACCTGCTGGGTGAAATCAAGGAGGCGTTGCCCGAATACAAGGGCGTCTATAGCCAAGTCTTGCAAGACGTTCTGAAGCGCCTTGAGAAGGCGTACAAGGCATTCTTCCGCCGCGTCAAGGCTGGGGAGAAAGCGGGTTTCCCTCGCTTTCAGGGCCGAGACAGATACGATTCGTTCACCTATCCCCAATCGGGCTTCTCAGTGGCCGAGGATGGACGCACCGCGTACTTCTCCAAGATCGGCAATCTCCGGCTGCGCCTGAGTCGCCCGCTGGAAGGCAAGCTCAAGACCGCAACCGTCATCCATGACTGCGGGGAGTGGTACGTCAGTTACGTCTGTGAGGTAGACGCTCAACCGCTCCCCAAAACAGGAAGCAGCGTCGGCGTAGACGTGGGAACCATGCACTTTTGCATCACTTCGGACGGTGAGTTCCACGATAACCCCCGCTTTTTTCAGAGCAGCATGAAAAAGTTGCGGGTGGCTCAGCGTTCGGTGTCGCGTAAACCCAACAAGCGCAGCAAGCGCAGAAGAAAAACGGTGCAGCGTGCGGCCAAGTTGCACCGGAAAGTCAGCCGCCAGCGGCTAGACTTCCATCACAAAGTGGCTCTGAAATTGGTTCGGGAGCATGACCTGATTGCCCACGAAGCCCTGAATGTTGGAGGAATGGGGCGGGGCAATTTGGCCCGCAGCATTCATGATGTCGGTTGGGCACAGTTTTTTGGAATCCTCGCTTTCAAGGCAGAATGCGCCGGGAAGCGGGTACAGGCGGTAGACCCCCGGTACACCTCGCAACGCTGCCATGCATGTGGGCATACCGAGAAAGCCAACCGAGTGAGCCAGTCACGCTTTGTATGCTGCAACTGCGGCCACACGGCAAATGCTGACCATAATGCCGCCTTGAACATCTTGGGTCGGGCAGACCCTTTGCCGCTGAACGTAGACGGTTGCGTCATGCGTGCGGCGAGAATCCAACTGCTTTAG
- a CDS encoding STM4013/SEN3800 family hydrolase gives MLPVRDLIGQVDVVLLTLDSLRHDVALAALEAGETPHLAALLPGGRWEERHTPASFTYAAHHAFLSGFLPTPARPGRHPRLFAAAFEGSRSTRELTFAFEEATLPAALAARGYRTVCVGGAGFFNGQTALGAALPALFHEAHWSPAMGVKNPGSAAVQTRVAAERLRALPEKVFLLLNVSATHTPTHFYVPGARRDSPSTQRAALRTLDAALPPLLAALQARGDALLVVCADHGTCFGEDGYWGHRLAHPLVWTVPYAELLLRGQA, from the coding sequence ATGCTGCCTGTGCGTGACCTGATCGGGCAGGTGGACGTGGTGCTGCTGACGCTGGACAGCCTGCGGCATGATGTGGCGCTGGCGGCCCTGGAGGCGGGGGAGACGCCGCACCTCGCGGCCCTGCTGCCCGGAGGCCGCTGGGAGGAACGGCACACGCCTGCCAGTTTTACCTACGCCGCGCACCACGCCTTTCTCTCCGGTTTTTTGCCCACGCCGGCCCGGCCCGGCCGTCACCCCCGGCTGTTTGCCGCCGCCTTTGAGGGCAGCCGGAGTACGCGCGAACTCACCTTCGCCTTTGAGGAAGCCACCCTGCCGGCGGCCCTGGCAGCGCGGGGCTACCGCACGGTATGTGTTGGCGGAGCCGGATTCTTTAATGGCCAGACAGCGCTGGGCGCGGCCCTTCCCGCCCTGTTTCACGAGGCCCACTGGTCCCCGGCGATGGGCGTGAAGAACCCCGGCTCCGCCGCCGTCCAGACGCGGGTCGCGGCCGAACGCCTGCGCGCACTGCCGGAGAAGGTATTCTTGTTGTTGAACGTGTCTGCCACCCATACGCCCACGCATTTTTACGTGCCAGGCGCGCGCCGCGACTCGCCCAGCACCCAGCGGGCCGCGCTGCGCACGCTGGACGCGGCCCTGCCCCCACTGCTGGCCGCCCTGCAGGCCCGCGGGGACGCCCTGCTGGTGGTGTGCGCCGACCACGGCACCTGCTTTGGAGAAGACGGCTACTGGGGACACCGCCTGGCCCATCCGCTGGTGTGGACGGTGCCCTACGCCGAACTGCTGCTGCGGGGGCAGGCATGA
- a CDS encoding STM4015 family protein: MTISEHLTSFGGFDVVAWTPGEPLPDPATTICRLSVEWDEAQSWEEKFSAFLALPGVEATRGLVVGWWSTDDSETEPTAVVEVLVGAHARLPGLQALFFGDITYEENEVSWIMNTDLSPLLAAYPSLQHLGVRGGNNLSLGQLDSGNLQTLIVQAGGLPVSVVREVMTARLPNLEHLELYLGTENYGADSSPADLTPLLDGRLFPKLRYLGLKNSDHQDEIAQLIADAPVLDSLHTLDLSLGTLSDDGASALLGSQRTRRLTRLDLRHHYCTPELSAQLKQLGPEVDLGDDQDRDDDWRFVALGE; this comes from the coding sequence ATGACCATCAGTGAGCATTTAACGTCGTTCGGCGGTTTTGATGTGGTGGCGTGGACGCCGGGTGAGCCGCTGCCCGACCCGGCCACGACCATCTGCCGCCTCAGTGTGGAGTGGGATGAGGCCCAGTCCTGGGAAGAGAAATTCAGCGCGTTTCTGGCGCTGCCGGGCGTGGAGGCCACCCGCGGCCTGGTGGTGGGCTGGTGGAGCACCGACGACAGCGAGACCGAACCGACGGCTGTCGTCGAAGTGCTGGTGGGCGCCCACGCCCGCCTGCCCGGACTGCAGGCGCTGTTTTTCGGCGACATCACCTACGAGGAGAACGAGGTGTCGTGGATCATGAACACGGACCTGTCGCCGCTGCTGGCCGCGTATCCCAGCCTGCAGCATCTGGGGGTCCGGGGAGGCAACAACCTCAGCCTGGGGCAGCTGGACTCCGGCAACCTCCAGACGCTGATCGTTCAGGCAGGCGGCCTGCCGGTCAGTGTCGTGCGGGAGGTGATGACGGCGCGCCTGCCGAACCTGGAGCACCTGGAGCTGTACCTGGGCACCGAGAATTACGGCGCCGACAGCAGCCCCGCAGACCTCACGCCGCTGCTGGACGGCCGCCTGTTTCCGAAGCTCCGCTACCTGGGCCTCAAGAACAGCGACCACCAGGACGAAATCGCGCAGCTGATCGCGGACGCGCCAGTCCTGGACAGCCTCCACACCCTGGATCTGTCGTTGGGCACGCTGAGCGACGACGGCGCCTCGGCCCTGCTGGGCAGCCAGCGGACGCGCCGCCTGACCCGGCTCGATCTGCGGCACCACTACTGCACGCCGGAGCTCTCGGCGCAGCTGAAGCAGCTGGGCCCCGAGGTGGACCTTGGGGACGACCAGGACCGGGACGATGACTGGCGCTTCGTGGCCCTGGGCGAATGA
- the tnpA gene encoding IS200/IS605 family transposase, protein MSDQYKHANTSVYLLNYHFVFIPKRRRKVLVGAVEARVKELLLQKCTELKWDVLALEVMPDHVHLFVAADPNTAPNQMMHALKGYTSRILRQEFPHLSTLPALWTRSYFVSTAGVISSAMVERYIAMQKTRD, encoded by the coding sequence GTGTCAGACCAGTACAAACACGCCAACACTTCGGTGTACCTGCTGAACTACCACTTCGTGTTCATTCCGAAGCGGCGTCGGAAGGTTTTGGTGGGTGCGGTGGAAGCGCGAGTCAAAGAACTTTTGTTGCAAAAATGTACCGAGTTGAAGTGGGATGTGCTGGCCCTTGAAGTCATGCCAGACCACGTTCATCTGTTCGTGGCCGCCGATCCGAACACGGCCCCCAACCAAATGATGCACGCCCTCAAGGGGTATACGTCGCGGATTTTGCGTCAGGAGTTCCCGCACCTCAGCACCTTGCCCGCCCTCTGGACACGGAGCTATTTCGTGTCTACGGCGGGTGTCATCAGTAGCGCGATGGTTGAACGGTATATCGCCATGCAAAAGACGAGGGACTGA
- a CDS encoding STM4011 family radical SAM protein yields MALAAPLSILYRGPLSSCNYACPYCPFAKHTESPAQHHHDAQALTRFTGWVAAQTCALSVLFTPWGEALVRPRYQQAISGLSRLAHLQQVAIQTNLSGRLDWLQDADRSKVGLWATFHPGEVSLERFLGRCAELDALGVRYSVGVVGHKSHFAALAELRSALPAQVYLWVNAFKGGAGPGTGQGGSYYTAADLAFLSAIDPLFEVNTRHYPVRGQRCGAGESAISVDGDGTVRRCHFLERPLGNLYSGSLEAMLQPRACTRAHCECHIGYVHLPQLQSAEIYGAGLLARIPEGPQWADPAAYLERARQLMAGPQASAAG; encoded by the coding sequence ATGGCGCTAGCGGCCCCCCTGAGCATCCTGTACCGCGGGCCCCTGAGCAGCTGCAATTACGCCTGTCCGTACTGCCCGTTCGCCAAACACACCGAAAGCCCGGCCCAGCATCACCACGACGCCCAGGCCCTGACCCGCTTCACCGGCTGGGTGGCGGCGCAGACCTGCGCGCTGTCGGTGCTGTTCACGCCGTGGGGCGAGGCGCTGGTGCGCCCCCGTTACCAGCAGGCCATCAGCGGGCTCAGCCGGCTGGCCCACCTGCAGCAGGTGGCGATTCAGACCAACCTCAGTGGCCGGCTGGACTGGTTGCAGGACGCCGACCGTTCGAAGGTGGGCCTGTGGGCTACCTTCCATCCCGGGGAGGTGAGCCTGGAGCGGTTCCTGGGGCGCTGCGCGGAGCTTGACGCGTTGGGCGTGCGCTACAGCGTGGGCGTGGTGGGGCACAAAAGCCATTTTGCCGCTCTGGCCGAGTTGCGCTCGGCCCTGCCCGCACAGGTGTACCTGTGGGTCAATGCCTTCAAGGGAGGCGCCGGACCGGGCACAGGGCAGGGGGGCAGTTACTACACCGCCGCCGACTTGGCCTTTCTGAGCGCCATCGACCCGCTGTTTGAGGTCAACACCCGCCACTATCCGGTCCGGGGGCAGAGGTGCGGGGCAGGGGAGAGCGCCATCAGCGTGGACGGAGACGGCACGGTGCGGCGCTGCCATTTTCTCGAGCGGCCGCTCGGGAACCTGTACAGCGGGTCGCTGGAGGCGATGTTGCAGCCGCGCGCCTGCACCCGGGCCCACTGCGAGTGCCACATCGGCTACGTTCATCTGCCGCAGCTGCAGTCCGCCGAGATCTACGGCGCCGGCCTGCTGGCCCGGATTCCTGAGGGGCCGCAGTGGGCAGACCCGGCCGCGTACCTGGAACGGGCCCGGCAGTTGATGGCCGGGCCTCAGGCTTCGGCGGCCGGCTGA
- a CDS encoding STM4012 family radical SAM protein, with amino-acid sequence MTLTAHLQGGPYQAYTYGYPHKTAYRLLDPPVPLQDVWAAEDRRNLFLYLHVPFCEMRCGFCNLFTLVGAPQALEAAYLDALTRQAHAVRGALGDASFSRMALGGGTPTFLEAGELERVFDLLSDVFGARPETLPTSVESSPATATRERLQVLAERGVSRVSIGIQSFVESEVRSVGRAQRTAEVHAALAQIRAAGIANLNLDLIYGLAHQTPDTWLHSLREALQWSPEELFLYPLYVRPLTGIGRLGRTWDDERLELYRLGRDFLQAHGYVQTSMRRFQRAALPLGSEPEYACQLDGMVGLGCGARSYTRGLHYSSEYAVGAVGVRDILQDFVARPDGHFQLATHGARLNADEQRRRFVLQSLLHVTGLSFPAYRAAFGSSALADYPQLGELAAQGLAHQSGAALTLTPAGLELSDALGPWLYSAAVQGLSEAYAWR; translated from the coding sequence ATGACCCTCACCGCGCACCTGCAGGGCGGGCCGTATCAGGCCTACACCTACGGGTACCCGCACAAGACGGCCTACCGGCTGCTGGACCCGCCGGTGCCGCTGCAAGACGTCTGGGCCGCCGAGGACCGGCGCAACCTCTTTCTGTACCTGCACGTTCCGTTTTGTGAGATGCGCTGCGGGTTTTGCAATCTGTTCACGCTGGTAGGCGCGCCGCAGGCCCTGGAGGCCGCCTATCTGGACGCCCTGACCCGGCAGGCCCACGCCGTGCGCGGCGCGCTGGGAGACGCATCGTTCTCCCGGATGGCGCTGGGCGGCGGCACGCCCACCTTCCTGGAGGCCGGCGAGCTCGAGCGGGTCTTCGACCTGCTGTCCGATGTGTTCGGCGCGCGCCCGGAGACCCTGCCCACCAGCGTCGAGTCGTCCCCGGCCACGGCGACCCGCGAGCGCCTGCAGGTGCTGGCCGAGCGGGGCGTCAGCCGCGTCAGCATCGGCATTCAGAGTTTCGTGGAAAGCGAGGTGCGCAGCGTGGGGCGCGCGCAGCGCACCGCCGAGGTACACGCGGCTCTGGCTCAGATCCGCGCGGCTGGCATCGCCAACCTGAACCTGGACCTGATCTACGGTCTGGCGCACCAGACGCCGGACACCTGGCTGCATTCGCTGCGTGAGGCGCTGCAGTGGTCGCCGGAAGAACTGTTCCTGTATCCGCTGTATGTGCGGCCCCTGACCGGCATCGGCCGCCTGGGACGCACCTGGGATGACGAGCGGCTGGAACTCTACCGGCTGGGCCGCGATTTCTTGCAGGCGCACGGCTACGTGCAGACCTCGATGCGGCGGTTTCAGCGCGCGGCGTTGCCGCTGGGCAGCGAGCCCGAGTACGCCTGCCAGCTGGACGGCATGGTGGGGCTCGGCTGCGGGGCACGCTCCTACACGCGCGGGCTGCACTACTCCAGCGAGTACGCCGTCGGCGCGGTGGGCGTCCGGGACATCCTGCAGGACTTCGTGGCCCGGCCAGACGGGCACTTCCAGCTGGCCACGCACGGCGCGCGGCTGAACGCCGACGAGCAGCGCCGCCGCTTCGTGCTGCAGTCACTCCTGCACGTCACCGGACTGAGTTTTCCCGCCTACCGGGCGGCGTTCGGCTCCTCGGCACTGGCGGATTATCCCCAACTCGGGGAACTGGCCGCGCAGGGCCTGGCCCACCAGAGCGGCGCGGCGCTGACCCTGACGCCCGCAGGTCTGGAGCTCTCCGACGCGCTGGGTCCCTGGCTCTACTCTGCGGCGGTACAGGGCCTCAGTGAGGCCTACGCATGGCGCTAG